The Candidatus Neptunochlamydia vexilliferae genomic sequence TTCGGGAGGCGTTTTCTCCGCTCCAGCAACGAAAAGGCGGACTGTTTTGAGCTGGCGAGGGGTGGCGATCCGAAAGAGGTTCCGGTAAAAGGTGGGGGCCAAACAGAGGAGGGTAATTCTTTGCTCAAAACATTCGCGGGCCATTTGGTGGGTGTCGGTGGGGTCAGGAGAGTAGAAGACTCGAAGACCGGCAAGGAGGGGGAGGAGGCCGGTCACCGAAAAGCCAAAGGAGTGAAAGGGAGGAAGGGCGCCGTAGAGAATATCTTTTTCGTTAACCTGGGCACATTCAAGGGCCGCTTTTTGGTTGCTCAGGAGGTTTTTATGGGATAGGGGGACCGCTTTGGGATAGCTTTCGGTTCCACTCGTAAAGAGGATGACGGCGGGATCGTCTTCTTGAAGGGTGGGTCCTTTCCTTTTAAACATGCCTTTTAGCTTATCCCATAGGGAAATGGTGTGGCGAAAATCTTCCATCAGGAGGATTTGCTCTTCGAGGGTACCTAGCTCGAGCCGTTCGACCCTTTCTAAGAAGCGGCGGGAGCTTAGGATCGTCTCAAAGCCGAGAAGGTCGCGGGAAAATTTGAGACTGCGCTCCCCTGCTGTCCAGTTGAGCACCACAGGGGTTTTCTTTGCAAAAAGAAGAGCCAAAATGAGGATGTAACAGATCGAGGTGGAAGGGAGCAAAATGGCAACATACTCCCCGGGAAATTCCTTAAATTTTTCGGCGAGAACAAAGATGGCAAGGCGAAGTTTTTTATAGGTGAGGGACTTTGTCAAGCCATCGGCACAGGCGATATGGCTTCCCATCCGGGCAGCTACTTCGAGAAAAGCATCGGTGAGGGTTTTCCCCTCGGGAAAAAGGACAGGGGGACGGCTTGGCTCTTTGGGCCAAGGATCTTTTACCTCTTCATGAGGGGTCTTTGCCTCTTCTTTTTTTCCTTGGACGATCAAGGAAAGGATATCATAAATGGTATGGAGGCGGCCCGGACGCCCCCCTTCGATATCGAACCGCTGATCAATAAAGGTATAGATGCTGGCAAGGTCCAGGGAGTCGAGGCCAAGATCATGGGAAAGGTCTTTTTCATCGGTGAGCTCTTTGACTCCGGAAAGTTTAGTCAGCTCCCGGTAAACCTCTTCTCGAATCGGGTCGGGAATGGGAACTTTTTCTTCTCTCTTCTTTTCTTTTTGTTCTAGAAGGAGGGAAATCTCTTCGCGGAAGCAGCTATAAGAAACGGGGGTGAGGGGCTCGTCTTCTTTGTTGTACCACTCTTCGAGGAATTGGTTGAGCTCAAGGCGGGTCCCCTTTTTGGGAAAGCCAGCGGGGTTTTCTTCAAACTCGATCGTCACCTTCCTTCTGGGGGTGAAGAAGATTCCATTTTTGAGGAGAATTTTAAGCCCTCTGCCAAGGACTTTCCAAAAGTCGGGAGACTCTTTGGAATAGGCACACGAAAAAGAGCTTCCCCAAAGACCGGTTGTCCGGACAAGGACAACATGCATGTCGGGAGAGGTTTTGACCAGCTTGTGGATGAACGAGTTTCCTCCGATACTTTCATGGGCTTTCCGCTTGAGCGCTCCTGAAGGGTAGATGAGGAAATTCTCCCCTTCTCCCATCTCTTTTTCAACCTTGTTTAAACATTTATCGACTTGGTGGATTTTCCATGAGTTGGCCGAGAGCTCAAAGTTGGGCATCGGAAGGGCGCGGATGATATTCATGAAAAAGCGAGCTCCCCCTAAGTAATAAAAGTGTTCGATAACAAGGGGACGGGGTTTAAACGTTTTTGCAAGCAGGTTGTAGATGATGATCGGGTCGATCTCGGCAGGATGGTTAGGCAGGAAAAGGATTCCCCCGTTTCCTTGGATTGTATCAAGCCCTTTCACCTCGATTTTGTAACGGAGGGACAGGAGCTTTAAAATAAGCCACGATCCGATGGCAATCATGATTTTTCTCATCCCCTCGTTTTAACACTTTTAGTGATTTGACACAAAAGGGGTTTTTGGCTAATTCGTAAGGAATGAGAAAAGGACTTTTTTTTCTTCTTTTTGTGGGAAGTAGTTTGTGGGCTACTGAGTGGAATGTAAATACTGATGGGAATTGGGGTACCGCTGGTAACTGGGATCCCCCTTCTGTTCCCAATAGCTCTAGCACGAGTGTTGCTTTTGGATCGGTGATTACAGCTCCTAGAGAAGTCACCGTTAATGGAACTTTTTCGGTCGATAACCTCACCTTTGACAATGCCAATTCCTATACCCTTTCGGGAGGAACACTCAATGTCAATGGTGACATCATCTCCTCATCTGGCGTCCATACGGTTACATCTAACCTCAATATTGGTTCTGGTTCGATCGTTAACAATTCTGGGGGAACCCTTACACTTGGAGGGGCGGTAAATGGGACAAGCCTCAATCTAACCGGTACAGGAACAGTCCTTTTATCGGGAACAACAAATGCACCTTTGATATCGGTGATTTCAGGAACATTAGAGACAAACAAACCATCAAACTTACAAGAGGTATCGATCCTACTAAATGGGGGCACCCTTCTCATTACAGAGGATGCAGCCTTTAGTGCAAATATCAGCGCTGTGACTAACCCCTCATCGATTGATGTCTCTCCGGGGAAAACCGCTTCCTTCTTTGGATTTGCCTCGAATACCACAACAATCACAAAGTTAGGTGATGGAACCCTATCACTCTCTACGGGTGGTTTTACAAACCCCTTTATCATTTCTGGTGGAACTCTTGCTGGAGACTCTACCTCAATGTCATTTGATATTACAAATAATTCAACGGTGAATTTTAGTGGATTAGGAGGGGCTTACTCCAATACTCTCAGTGGGACGGGAAATGTCATTGTCAGCAGTGCAGAGGAAGTGACTTTCTCTGGAACCAACACCTATAGTGGAGGAACTACGGTCGAGTCAGGCGGTTCTTTAAGGGTCAGCAGCGATGGAAATTTTGGAACAGGGGCACTGACCCTTGATGGAGGAACCCTCCACACCACAACAGGGTTTACTTCAGCAAAAGGGGTGACCTTAGCGGGAAGTGGGGGAACTTTTAATACAGAAATGGGAACGCTCATTCTTCCAGGGGTGGTCACAGGTCCTGGCTCTTTGATAAAAACAGGTGCGGGAGAAGTTGCTTTAAACAATAGCAGCAACGACTATTCCGGGGGAACGATCATCAACCAAGGGATTATTGCTACGGGAGCGAATGAAAGGCTAGGAGCTCCCTCAGGAGGAGTCACCCTCAACGGAGGAAACCTTGAGACAACCGGGACATTTACAACAGCTAGAACGCTAACCATGACAGGAAATGGGATTTTAAGTGTCGATGGAGGGACAACCTTAACATGGAATGGAACGGTTAGTGGCTCAGGACAAATCCGGAAAATTGGGAATGGAAACCTTGTTTTAGGAGCGGACAATAGTGGCTTTTCTGGAGGGATTAACTTCTTTGTTGGAACCACCTCCGTTTCTACGACAAATAACCTTGGAGATGGGACAGGGGCTTTTCTCTTTAATAATTCAGCCCTCTTAGAAACCACAGGTGTTGTCAATGTCATTAACCCTATTACCCTTACAGGAAATGGGGGTTTTGATACCGGGGCAATAACAACCGTTTCAGGAAACATAACAGGACCTGGAACTCTCCTGAAACAGGGCGCTGATACCTTGATCCTTTCTGGAAGTAACAGCTATACAGGGGGCATTACCCTATCTGCAGGAACGATCGAAGGAACCACCTCAAGCATCCTCGGCAACATCGCAAACAGCGGCACTCTCACCTTCAATCAAAACTCAGATAGCGAGTATGCAGGTTTGACATCAGGATCTGGCTCTTTGACAAAAACAGGGACCGGGACCGTTATTCTTTCTGGAGCCAACACCTACACCGGAGGAACAACTGTCAGTACCGGCACGCTAAGCATTAGTAGCAATGCCAACTTGGGAGACAATAGTGGAGGTCTCACTCTTGATGGGGGAACGCTAACCACAACTGCAGGGTTTTCATCGAGCCGGGGAATCACTTTAGGGGCCTTGGGTGGAACCTTTAACACTGTTTCGGGAGTGATTTCGCTGACAGGAACCGTTACAGGAGCAGGAGCACTTATAAAATCGGGGCCAGGAGAGCTCATTTTAAGCAATAATAGCAATGACTATTTAGGGGGAACGCAGATCACACAAGGAGTTCTTGCTGTTGGAGATAATCCAAGGCTAGGAGACTTAGGAGGAAGTGTGACCTTTACTGGGGGAAGCCTTGAAACAACAGGGACTTTTACCACAAATAGAGCTCTTATCATGACAGGCCCAGGAACGTTAAGCACCGATACGAACACGACCTTAACATGGAATGGGACAATTAGCGGCTTGGGACAAATCCGGAAAATTGGGTTTGGAACCGTTTCTTTAGGAGCAGATAATAGCGGTTTTACAGGAGGATTTCGGTTTGTCGTTGGAACTACCAGTATCTCAAACGCAAATAATCTTGGATCAGGGACTTTAGAGTTTAGTGGGGGCAACCTGGAAACGACTGGGGCGGTTACGGCATCCAACCCGATCACCCTTCTCGATGGAGGAGGCATCTTTGATATTGGAACAGACAGCTCTTTTTCAGGAAGTATTACAGGCACTGGGGCCCTCTCTAAGGAGGGAGCGGCAAAAATGACTCTGCTGGGAACCAATAATTATACGGGAGGAACCATCATTTCTGCTGGAACCCTAGAGGGAGACACCGATGGTTTGCAAGGAATAATAACCAATAATGCTGCCGTGATTTTCGATCAGACGGCAGCAGGGACCTATGCAGGAATGATGTCGGGAATAGGCTCTTTAGAAAAACAAGGGGCTGGAACACTGACTTTAACCAGCTTAAACAGCTATAGCGGAGGGACGACTGTCTCCGCAGGAACCCTCCAAGGAAACACGACAAGCCTTCAAGGAGCGATCGATAACAATAGCAATGTTACCTTTGACCAAAGCTCAGATGGTGAGTATGCAGATGTGATGTCGGGAACTGGGACCTTAACAAAGGTAGGGAGCTCAACCCTCACTCTCTCTGGAACCAATACCTACAGTGGAGGAACAGAGATCGATGTGGGCGCAGTGAGCGTCAGCGCAAATGCAAACTTGGGAAGTGGCTCTGGGGGGCTGACCTTAAATGGGTCGACCCTCATCACAACGGCAGGGTTTTCAATATCAAGAGGGACAACTCTCGATGCTGGAGGAGGAACGTTTGACACAACAGGAACTCTCATCCATAGTGGATTGATCACTGGCACTGGAACATTAACTAAAGCAGGACCTGGTGTTCTATCCCTTACCAATAATAGCAATGACTACTCAGGAGGCACCGATATTACCCAAGGAGTTGTTGCCACTCCAACCGATGAAAAATTGGGGGCATTATCTGGAGCGGTTACCCTTAGTGGGGGTGGATCTTGGGAAGTCACAAGCTCCTTTTCTTCTGATAGAGATGTCATCTTTGCAGGACCTGGAATGCTCAGCGTTGACCCTGGCCGCACCTTGACCTTAAATACGGGTTCCGGGTCGGTGTCAGGAACAGGGAAATTAGAAAAAGTTGGTTCAGGAACCCTCGTCTTAGACGGGACAAACACCAGCTATTCCGGAGAAATTTTTCTATCCATTGGGACGATCAGCTTTTCTGACCCCGATAATCTCGGAACAGGAACCCTTGTCACTTTTGGGCAAGGAACCCTTTTAGCAAGTGCCACCTTGACCCTCCCCTCCACCAAAACATTTACCCTGAGCACCTCTGGAACCTTGAGCACTGCCGACACCTTCACCGTCGAAGGGATAATTAGTGGCGGGGGCACTCTTATTAAAGAGGGAGTAGGAACGGTCATTTTGACAGGGACCAATAACTACACAGGGGGAACCACCGTTTCTGCCGGAACACTTCAAGGGGATACCGACAGCTTCCAAGGAGCGATTACCAATAATGCCGCAGTCATCTTTGATCAGGGGTCTGCTGGAACCTACGCCGGAGCCATGAGCGGGACAGGTTCTTTAGAAAAAACAGGGGCAGGGACACTGACCCTTGCCGGTGCCAATAGCTACTCAGGGGGAACAACAGTCGATATAGGAACCCTTTCGGGAAATACCACAAGTCTTCAAGGGGCCATTACCGCTCTTGGGGGAACCACGGTTAACTTTAACCAAGGCTCAAGTGGCACCTACTCGGGAGCGATGACGGGAGGCGGAACCCTCACCAAAACAGGAGGAGGAACCCTCACCCTTACCGGTGCCAATGGCTACACCGGAGGAACCACCGTCTCTGCAGGGATACTAGCGGGAAGCCCTACGGGAATCCAAGGAGCTATTTCAAACAGCGCCATCGTTAACTTCAACCAAGGAACCGGGACCTACTCCGGGGTAATGTCAGGCAGTGGTCACGTCATTGTTAGCAGCACAGATGGTCCCATTACCTTCTCTGGAGCCAACACCTACTTGGGAGGAACAAAGATCAGTGGGAATGGCAACCTGATCATCGCCTCTGAAGTAAACCTAGGAACTGGGGGGGTGACCTTTGATAGTGGAACCTTGACCAATACAGCAGCCTTTGCTTCTGCTAAAACGATGACACTTTCAGGCGATGGAACCTTTGAGACCGACTTTCCCCTCACCCTATCAGGAAAAATTACCGACGATGGACGCCTCATCAAAACAGGGTCGAGTATCCTCCTTCTCACAGGAACAACTAACGACTACACAGGGGGAACGCTCGTCTCCTCTGGAACTTTAGAAGGAACAGGAGAGACGATCCAAGGAGATGTGACCAACAACGCAACGGTCAACTTCAACCAAATGACCGCGAACACTTATGGGGGAAGCATGGAGGGAAGTGGGCTCCTCCTCAAGAGTGGAACAGGGACCCTTACCTTGTCTGGCCCCAACAACACCTACACAGGAGGGACAACCGTTACTGCAGGAACCCTACAAGGAACCTCAACAAGCCTCCAAGGGACGATTACCAACTCAGGAGCAACGGTCACCTTTGACCAAGACTTTAACGGCACCTTCAGTGGCTCTATTTCTGGAACAGGCTCCCTCTTTAAAGAAGGGACCGGAACCCTTTCCGTCATGGGAAGCTCCCCATTTACTGGAACATCAACGATCAATGGGGGAGAGGTCAACCTCAACGGGTCGATTGCCGGCCCTGTCATCACCTCAACCGAAGGAACCCTTTCAGGAAACGGAGCAGTGGCAAGTCTGACCAACTCAGGAACAACCTCTCCCGGAAACTCGATTGGAACAACCACCGTGGGGGGAAACTTTACCCAAGGAGCTTCGGGGAATGTGATCATCGAGATCGATGATGCGGGAAATGCCGACCTTGTTGATGTGGGAGGAATCGCCTCCCTTGCGGGAACCGTCACTATCTCTCCCCTTCCTGGGGTCTATAGTGGTGACATATTTTACACCTTCCTTACTG encodes the following:
- a CDS encoding AMP-binding protein translates to MRKIMIAIGSWLILKLLSLRYKIEVKGLDTIQGNGGILFLPNHPAEIDPIIIYNLLAKTFKPRPLVIEHFYYLGGARFFMNIIRALPMPNFELSANSWKIHQVDKCLNKVEKEMGEGENFLIYPSGALKRKAHESIGGNSFIHKLVKTSPDMHVVLVRTTGLWGSSFSCAYSKESPDFWKVLGRGLKILLKNGIFFTPRRKVTIEFEENPAGFPKKGTRLELNQFLEEWYNKEDEPLTPVSYSCFREEISLLLEQKEKKREEKVPIPDPIREEVYRELTKLSGVKELTDEKDLSHDLGLDSLDLASIYTFIDQRFDIEGGRPGRLHTIYDILSLIVQGKKEEAKTPHEEVKDPWPKEPSRPPVLFPEGKTLTDAFLEVAARMGSHIACADGLTKSLTYKKLRLAIFVLAEKFKEFPGEYVAILLPSTSICYILILALLFAKKTPVVLNWTAGERSLKFSRDLLGFETILSSRRFLERVERLELGTLEEQILLMEDFRHTISLWDKLKGMFKRKGPTLQEDDPAVILFTSGTESYPKAVPLSHKNLLSNQKAALECAQVNEKDILYGALPPFHSFGFSVTGLLPLLAGLRVFYSPDPTDTHQMARECFEQRITLLCLAPTFYRNLFRIATPRQLKTVRLFVAGAEKTPPELFEHVKRLYNGMPKQDQELGICQSQRSRFSSLEAVPYPGDRGDAEGAKDGDAGAGKNQFVSMFGHKEMIEGYGITECSPIVTINRQGEEPRGVGHPVPGVELCVIEGGEIAIAGPNVFAGYLGKEAPNPFVEIDGKRWYKSGDLGHIDETGALILKGRIKRFVKIGGEMVSLVALEEELGRAAPKKREETPQLAIGVHEKDKPQLILFTTFSFTKEEANKALKEGGFPPLVKVAAAYQVDEIPMTGTGKLQLRAIQELVKEKHA
- a CDS encoding autotransporter-associated beta strand repeat-containing protein; translation: MWATEWNVNTDGNWGTAGNWDPPSVPNSSSTSVAFGSVITAPREVTVNGTFSVDNLTFDNANSYTLSGGTLNVNGDIISSSGVHTVTSNLNIGSGSIVNNSGGTLTLGGAVNGTSLNLTGTGTVLLSGTTNAPLISVISGTLETNKPSNLQEVSILLNGGTLLITEDAAFSANISAVTNPSSIDVSPGKTASFFGFASNTTTITKLGDGTLSLSTGGFTNPFIISGGTLAGDSTSMSFDITNNSTVNFSGLGGAYSNTLSGTGNVIVSSAEEVTFSGTNTYSGGTTVESGGSLRVSSDGNFGTGALTLDGGTLHTTTGFTSAKGVTLAGSGGTFNTEMGTLILPGVVTGPGSLIKTGAGEVALNNSSNDYSGGTIINQGIIATGANERLGAPSGGVTLNGGNLETTGTFTTARTLTMTGNGILSVDGGTTLTWNGTVSGSGQIRKIGNGNLVLGADNSGFSGGINFFVGTTSVSTTNNLGDGTGAFLFNNSALLETTGVVNVINPITLTGNGGFDTGAITTVSGNITGPGTLLKQGADTLILSGSNSYTGGITLSAGTIEGTTSSILGNIANSGTLTFNQNSDSEYAGLTSGSGSLTKTGTGTVILSGANTYTGGTTVSTGTLSISSNANLGDNSGGLTLDGGTLTTTAGFSSSRGITLGALGGTFNTVSGVISLTGTVTGAGALIKSGPGELILSNNSNDYLGGTQITQGVLAVGDNPRLGDLGGSVTFTGGSLETTGTFTTNRALIMTGPGTLSTDTNTTLTWNGTISGLGQIRKIGFGTVSLGADNSGFTGGFRFVVGTTSISNANNLGSGTLEFSGGNLETTGAVTASNPITLLDGGGIFDIGTDSSFSGSITGTGALSKEGAAKMTLLGTNNYTGGTIISAGTLEGDTDGLQGIITNNAAVIFDQTAAGTYAGMMSGIGSLEKQGAGTLTLTSLNSYSGGTTVSAGTLQGNTTSLQGAIDNNSNVTFDQSSDGEYADVMSGTGTLTKVGSSTLTLSGTNTYSGGTEIDVGAVSVSANANLGSGSGGLTLNGSTLITTAGFSISRGTTLDAGGGTFDTTGTLIHSGLITGTGTLTKAGPGVLSLTNNSNDYSGGTDITQGVVATPTDEKLGALSGAVTLSGGGSWEVTSSFSSDRDVIFAGPGMLSVDPGRTLTLNTGSGSVSGTGKLEKVGSGTLVLDGTNTSYSGEIFLSIGTISFSDPDNLGTGTLVTFGQGTLLASATLTLPSTKTFTLSTSGTLSTADTFTVEGIISGGGTLIKEGVGTVILTGTNNYTGGTTVSAGTLQGDTDSFQGAITNNAAVIFDQGSAGTYAGAMSGTGSLEKTGAGTLTLAGANSYSGGTTVDIGTLSGNTTSLQGAITALGGTTVNFNQGSSGTYSGAMTGGGTLTKTGGGTLTLTGANGYTGGTTVSAGILAGSPTGIQGAISNSAIVNFNQGTGTYSGVMSGSGHVIVSSTDGPITFSGANTYLGGTKISGNGNLIIASEVNLGTGGVTFDSGTLTNTAAFASAKTMTLSGDGTFETDFPLTLSGKITDDGRLIKTGSSILLLTGTTNDYTGGTLVSSGTLEGTGETIQGDVTNNATVNFNQMTANTYGGSMEGSGLLLKSGTGTLTLSGPNNTYTGGTTVTAGTLQGTSTSLQGTITNSGATVTFDQDFNGTFSGSISGTGSLFKEGTGTLSVMGSSPFTGTSTINGGEVNLNGSIAGPVITSTEGTLSGNGAVASLTNSGTTSPGNSIGTTTVGGNFTQGASGNVIIEIDDAGNADLVDVGGIASLAGTVTISPLPGVYSGDIFYTFLTATGGVTGTFGQELGPAGTTFAILYLPSSVLLDFSFAGSILPVPIDDLKGNAKEVAKYLFCEGAVSDPDLLSLLKQIVRLPAKEFVEELDQLSPAQFGALPLINLQNSHLMSDLFVTSNERTYWCDQECDGNTRLWIAPVGQWQGQTSIGQQLGFNSRTFGVALGASHILTHFLNATVGAGYTYTDLGWKNNGGSGHWNSIYLCPSVGYVSESWFGNALIQGAVNFYNIERRIRFTGISRDAKNSHHSYDILGRIDGGYRLKWGDTRKDYRLYTMPTVRLSYLNIFQNSYTERGAGVINLAIDSQYSAFLQPEVLIKNVLEFTPGDLCISPYNEIGYGANIPLTSASYTSRFHKQTLCKSNFTVVGFNETTNQLLFNFGLQITKGCNFSLDMSYNGRFFDQTYINAGKLKFDYRF